The following proteins are co-located in the Mesorhizobium australicum WSM2073 genome:
- a CDS encoding heparinase II/III family protein produces MALAAGNTTRLWTLVAKEFWCKTRRRLRAGPIYRWRYSGRTPERVLIAPPDLRLADPQIALEIYYGRYPLSGHLVETGGKSPFQINVPNHGWQKTLHGFRWLRHMRAAGTELAAANARALVSDWIAMHGNHISGVAWEPGTTAKRIIAWLQHSSIVLQGAEFPFYRAFLKSLAMQIRYLRSMAREMPDGKDRLRARIALAFAALSLPAPASALRGATRNLAGELNRQILADGGHISRNPMAVLEILADLLPLRQTYANQAEAPPQALIGAIDRMLPALRFFRHQDGSLARFNGMGATIHDRIATILRHDDTAGAPLLHAPHSGYERLAMGGTTVIADTGLPPPVDVSNAAHAGCLAFELSSGRQHYIVNAGIDTYGAAEFRPLARATAAHSTATINDTSSARFTHALRVNDQLGSPLIGGPQQVQCKRIDQKGVHGFIARHDGYLQRFGFLHERELKLSSDGNVLVGRDGFQRPGSTAIRNNGRDFITVRFHIHPDINLLQDQQERLVLTGDQADTWVFTSSEVVPEVEESIYFAGLGGPRRSRQIVLAFKASEIADVHWQLTRTKIAGYPENN; encoded by the coding sequence TTGGCACTTGCTGCCGGCAACACGACGCGTCTGTGGACGCTGGTCGCGAAGGAGTTCTGGTGCAAGACGCGCCGGCGCCTGCGCGCCGGGCCGATCTATCGCTGGCGCTATTCGGGCCGCACGCCCGAACGTGTCCTGATCGCACCGCCGGACCTGCGCCTCGCCGATCCGCAGATCGCGCTCGAGATCTACTACGGCCGTTATCCCCTGTCCGGCCACCTGGTCGAGACCGGCGGCAAATCCCCTTTCCAGATTAATGTCCCCAATCACGGTTGGCAGAAAACGCTGCATGGCTTCCGCTGGCTGCGCCATATGCGCGCCGCCGGCACCGAGCTTGCCGCCGCCAACGCCCGTGCCCTGGTTTCGGACTGGATCGCGATGCATGGCAATCATATTTCGGGCGTTGCCTGGGAGCCAGGCACGACCGCCAAACGCATCATTGCCTGGCTGCAGCACTCCTCCATCGTGCTGCAGGGTGCCGAGTTCCCCTTCTACCGCGCTTTCCTGAAATCGCTGGCCATGCAGATCCGCTATCTCAGGTCGATGGCGCGCGAAATGCCCGACGGCAAGGACCGGCTGCGCGCCCGCATCGCCCTGGCCTTCGCGGCGCTGTCCCTGCCGGCGCCGGCCTCGGCGCTGCGCGGCGCCACCCGCAACCTCGCCGGGGAACTCAATCGCCAGATCCTTGCCGACGGCGGTCACATCTCGCGCAATCCAATGGCGGTGCTGGAAATCCTCGCCGACCTCCTGCCGCTGCGCCAGACCTATGCCAACCAGGCCGAAGCGCCGCCGCAGGCGCTGATCGGTGCCATCGACCGCATGCTGCCGGCATTGCGTTTCTTCCGCCACCAGGACGGCAGCCTCGCCCGGTTCAACGGCATGGGCGCCACCATCCATGACCGCATCGCCACCATCCTGCGCCATGACGACACCGCCGGCGCACCGCTGCTGCATGCGCCGCATTCGGGCTATGAGCGGCTGGCGATGGGCGGCACCACCGTCATAGCCGATACCGGCCTGCCGCCACCGGTCGACGTGTCCAATGCAGCGCATGCCGGCTGCCTTGCCTTTGAACTGTCGTCGGGCCGCCAGCACTACATCGTCAATGCCGGCATCGACACCTACGGCGCCGCCGAGTTCCGGCCGCTGGCCCGCGCCACCGCCGCGCATTCGACGGCCACCATCAACGACACGTCTTCGGCGCGTTTCACCCACGCGCTGCGGGTAAACGACCAGTTGGGTTCACCGTTGATCGGCGGCCCGCAGCAAGTGCAGTGCAAGCGCATCGACCAGAAGGGCGTCCACGGCTTCATCGCCCGTCATGACGGCTATCTCCAGCGTTTCGGCTTCCTGCATGAGCGCGAGCTGAAACTCTCCTCGGACGGCAATGTGCTGGTGGGCCGGGACGGGTTCCAGCGGCCGGGCAGCACAGCGATCCGCAACAATGGCCGCGATTTCATCACCGTGCGCTTTCACATCCACCCCGACATCAATCTGCTGCAGGACCAGCAGGAGCGGCTGGTCCTGACCGGCGATCAGGCCGATACCTGGGTGTTCACCTCCAGCGAAGTGGTGCCCGAAGTTGAGGAATCGATCTATTTCGCCGGTCTTGGCGGTCCGCGCCGCAGCCGCCAGATCGTACTCGCCTTCAAGGCGTCCGAAATTGCCGATGTCCACTGGCAGCTGACCCGCACAAAGATCGCCGGTTATCCCGAAAACAATTGA